In Sphingobacterium sp. R2, the genomic stretch TTTTTCCGTAGGTTATTTAAAATGTCCAGGCAGTTGACCCGTACAGCGACAGGACACGGAGGGTCGATCATCCATTGGAAGGAGTACTCGATGATTTCTTCTTCTGCCTCATTCCCAAGTGAATATTCTTTATTCTTATTCGACGTCAAAAATAGCAGAACCTTCGTGTAACTTCTAAGGCAGCTCCAATTCTTTTGTTTTTTTAAATTATCCAGGAATTGTGGAAGAACCGGTTTTAGCAGTGCCGTATTTTTTAAAACGATGGTTTCAAAAACCCATGCGGCGCGAAAGGCTATCTTTTTATCTTTCTCTAAGGAGATGTTCAACAGATCGGCCAGAGTTATCCCTTGAAGAATATCCAAAGAAAAATCCGTTACCTCGAAAGATCTCAAGGTAACGGATAAAAATGCCAATTTTTCATCGTAGGTCATGCAACCTTTATTTTTGTGGTTTTTCTCGATTTATTTCGGTCATGTCAACCTCGTTCATTTTGGAATCGCCCAACAGATACTGGCTAAAGTAATCGCCCATTTTCCAAAAGAAATATTCTGTCATATCGCCAAAACCATGTCTTTGTCCGGGTAACAGCAGGAAATCAAATCTTTTGTTTGCTTTAATGAGTGCATCGACCATTCGAATGGAGTTAGCCGGGTGTACATTGTTGTCAATATCTCCGGTAGCGATAAGTAATCTACCTTTTAGGTTTTTTGCGAGCTCTGTATTTTTATTGATCTGGTACGAGAATGTGGTATCGCCCTTTGCGGATACTTTTTCTGTGACGCCATGATGACGCTCACTCCACCAGCGGTTGTAGATCTGATTTTCATGGTTTCCAGCACCAGACACCGCAACTTTAAAGAAGTCAGGATAAACAAGCATCGCGGCCGTAGACATAAATCCACCGCCGGAGTGGCCAGTTATACCCACACGGTTAATGTCGATGTATTTATAACGATCAGCAAGCTGTTCTGCCGCTACTTTTTTATCTTCCAAACCATAGTCGCGTAGATTACCGTAACCGTAGGTGTGGTACCACTGCGAACGTGAAGGATGTCCACCACGGTTACCGACGGTGATCACGATAAAACCGAACTGCGCTAGCCTGTCGATTCTGTCCATGCTTCTTCCAAAGGATTTATTGACTGCTTCGGTCTGAGGTCCAGGGTAAACATATTCGACAATGGGGTACGTTCTGGTACTGTCAAAATCAAATGGTTTATACATCACCCCATAGAGATCCGTAACACCATCTCCAGCTTTTACCTTGAAGGGTTCTGGAAATTTGTAACCTGCAGCAAAAAGTAACGATAGATCGGCCTTTTCCAATGTCATTACTTTTTGTCCATTGCTATTGTATAAGACAGATTCGGGCGTTGTGTTTACCCTAGAGGAATTATTGACAAAATACTTTGAAGATTCACTCATTTCCACCTGGTGATCAAAATTCCCCGGGTTTAAAAGTTTAATGCCAGAGCCATTTGTATTTATACTGTATTGATGTAAATAATAAGGGTCTTCGTTTTTCTCTCGGCCCGATGCAGTAAAGTATAATGCTTCGGAAGCAGGGTCCAAACCGGTAATTTCCTCCGTATGAAAGGCGCCTTTTGTAATTTGATTGATCAATTTTCCATTCGTGTCGTAGAGGTAGTAGTGGCCCCAGCCATCTCTTTCTGACCAATGGACTAATTGCTTTTTATTTTCGATCAAGAATGGTTTTTGAACATCCAGATATACATTGGAGCGTTCTTGGATAATGGTGTTTACAGCACCATTTATATTCACTTTTAGGAGGTCAATCCGTTTGAGGTCGCGGCTAGAACGTGAAATATAAAACTCTTCATTATTGCCCAGCCAGTAGTTGATAAAGTAATCCTCCTTATACGAATTTTTATCCGGGGTTTTTGTCCAGGTCGAGAGCGTCTGATTTTTAAACGCGGAAACATTGATGCGGCGTGGAGTTTTTGCTCCTGCATCAAAGATATAAAGTTCAGTCTCTGTCGAGTCGACTTCGCCTGGCATTTGGTATTTATACGTTTCAAGTGTTGGGCGAGATGAGCCAACATTATTGATTACCCACAAAGGTTTTAATGCACGGTTGTCTTTTCTGCTCAAGGTAAAATAACGCCCATCCGGCGACCAGCTGATCCATACCCGCTTACGTTTAGTCTCATTGTCTTTATCTTTTTCTTCACCGGTAGTAGTGCTGTATTCATCGCCGCCCCAAGCATAATATTGTACACCGTCTTTTGTAATCTGGTGTTCTACAATGGTGCTGTCCTTTTCATTTTTTACCGCTTTAAGGTAATTGGATCTGTCCATCCAATACAAATTGTAGTCTTTTGCAAAGTAAACTGTATTGGTATCGGGGGAGAAGCTCGCCCAACTCAAAGGTGGTTTTACTTTTGTCGAATCACTGATTTCTAAGACAGACTTTGTTGCCAGATCATATTCCAGATAAAAGAGTTTCTTCTTGGTCGTATCGGACTTATTCTTGAGTTTTTGTATTTCATCTTTGGATTTCACGGTATCTTGCGTACTCTGAACCTGAAATCTTAATTTCTTCTCATCTTTGGTAAACCGAAGCCCTTGTAGTTCCAAATGTTGTGCATCTACAGGGTTTTTAACGATTTTAGTAATTTGAGCGGCGATGTCATCATTATTGAAAAGGAGTTCTTTCTTTTTCAGGGCAGGGTTAACAATGTACCAGTTTCTTCCCTGCGGGCTTGCATAATCATACCAAAATCGATCAGAAAAATTGATCCAGTTTGGTTTGATACTCGTTGAAAAAATCATTTTCTTTAATTTTTCAGGGGAAAATTTTGCCGCCAACTGATAGTTGGCTTTTATAGGTGCCTCTTTCGCCTGTTGAGCAGTGCCAATATAGGGTAATAAGCTGGCTGCTAAGATAAAGTAGAACTTATGCATTAAATAATGATATAGATAATCGTGTAATAATGGTTTTTGCTGTAAAAATATCTATAATTAGGTTCTTTTGCGAATGATTCGTGTAATAATCCTATGATGGATAGAAGTTTTCATTGAAATTA encodes the following:
- a CDS encoding DPP IV N-terminal domain-containing protein — encoded protein: MHKFYFILAASLLPYIGTAQQAKEAPIKANYQLAAKFSPEKLKKMIFSTSIKPNWINFSDRFWYDYASPQGRNWYIVNPALKKKELLFNNDDIAAQITKIVKNPVDAQHLELQGLRFTKDEKKLRFQVQSTQDTVKSKDEIQKLKNKSDTTKKKLFYLEYDLATKSVLEISDSTKVKPPLSWASFSPDTNTVYFAKDYNLYWMDRSNYLKAVKNEKDSTIVEHQITKDGVQYYAWGGDEYSTTTGEEKDKDNETKRKRVWISWSPDGRYFTLSRKDNRALKPLWVINNVGSSRPTLETYKYQMPGEVDSTETELYIFDAGAKTPRRINVSAFKNQTLSTWTKTPDKNSYKEDYFINYWLGNNEEFYISRSSRDLKRIDLLKVNINGAVNTIIQERSNVYLDVQKPFLIENKKQLVHWSERDGWGHYYLYDTNGKLINQITKGAFHTEEITGLDPASEALYFTASGREKNEDPYYLHQYSINTNGSGIKLLNPGNFDHQVEMSESSKYFVNNSSRVNTTPESVLYNSNGQKVMTLEKADLSLLFAAGYKFPEPFKVKAGDGVTDLYGVMYKPFDFDSTRTYPIVEYVYPGPQTEAVNKSFGRSMDRIDRLAQFGFIVITVGNRGGHPSRSQWYHTYGYGNLRDYGLEDKKVAAEQLADRYKYIDINRVGITGHSGGGFMSTAAMLVYPDFFKVAVSGAGNHENQIYNRWWSERHHGVTEKVSAKGDTTFSYQINKNTELAKNLKGRLLIATGDIDNNVHPANSIRMVDALIKANKRFDFLLLPGQRHGFGDMTEYFFWKMGDYFSQYLLGDSKMNEVDMTEINREKPQK